CCGACGGCCCCGGGCGGACCGCCCGGGGCCGTCGGAGGGAGCGGGCGCCGGGGAGGCTCCCCGGCCCGGCCGTCAGCCCAGGTCGCCCGCGGCGGTGCGCTCCGCGAGCCGGACCAGGGTGCGCACCGCGGATCCCGTGCCGCCCTTGGGGGTGTAGCCCCAGGGCGCGCCCTCGTGGAAGGCCGGGCCGGCGATGTCCAGGTGCGCCCAGGGGATGCCCTCGCCGATGAACTCCTTGAGGAAGAGCCCGGCGACCAGGCCGCCGCCCATCCGCTCGCCCATGTTGGCGAGGTCCGCGACCGGGGAGTCCATGCCCTTGCGGAGCTCGGACGGCATCGGCATCGGCCAGGACTGCTCGCCGACCTCCTCGGCGATCTCGTGCACCGAGGTACGGAAAGCGTCGTCGTTGGCCATGATCCCGAAGGTGCGGTGGCCCAGCGCCAGCACCATCGCACCGGTCAGGGTGGCGACGTCCACGATCGCGTCCGGCGACTCCTCCGAGGCGCGGGTCAGCGCGTCGGCCAGTACCAGGCGGCCCTCGGCGTCGGTGTTGAGCACCTCGACGGTCTTGCCGCTGTACATGCGCAGCACATCACCGGGACGGGTGGCGGAGCCGGACGGCATGTTCTCGGCGAGCGCCAGCCAGCCGGTGACATTCACCTCCAGGCCGAGCCGGGCGGCGGCCACGACCGCGGAGAACACGGCGGCCGCACCGCTCATGTCGCACTTCATGGTCTCGTTGTGGCCGGCCGGCTTGAGCGAGATGCCGCCCGAGTCGTAGGTGATGCCCTTGCCGACCAGCGCCAGGGTCTTGGATGCCTTGGAGTGGGTGTACGCGATCCGCACCAGCCGCGGCGGGGCCTGGGAGCCCTGGCCGACGCCCAGCAGACCGCCGTAGCCGCCCTTCTTGAGGGCCTTCTCGTCGAGCACCTCGAACTTGAGGCCGAACTCCTTGGCCGCCGCCTGCGCCTCGGCCGCGAAGGACTTCGGGTCGAGGTCGTTGGGGGGCAGGTTGATCAGGTCGCGGGCGCGGTTGATCTCCTCGGCCAGCGCCTGGGAGCGCGCGGCGGCGGCCTTGAACTCCTTGTCGCGCGGCTTGCCGCCGAGGAGCGCGACCTCCCCGAGCGGCGCCGACTTGGCGTCGTTCTTCTTGGCGCCCTTGCCGTTCTGCGCGCTGTTGCCGTTGCGGGACGCGGCGTAGGAGTACGCGCCGAGCAGGGCGCCCTCGCTCACCGCGGCGGCCGCCTCGGCGTCCTCGACGGGCAGCGCGAAACCGGCCTTCTTGCTGCCGGCCAGCGCACGGGCGGCGCTGCCCGCGGCGCGCCGCAGCGCCTCGTGGCCGTAGCCGTCGTCCTTGCCCGGCGCCTCGCCCAGGCCGACCGCCAGCACGACCGGCGCCTTGAGGCCGTCCGCGGCGGGCAGCTTGGTCACCTCGCCCTCGGCACCACTCGCGCCGAGGGTCTCCAGCACGGCGGCGAGCTTGCCGCCGAAGGCCTTGTCCACGGCTTCCGCGCCGGGGGCGACAACGACGCCCTTGGCGCCCTTGGCCACGCCGACGACGACGGCATCCGCACGCAGCGTCGCGGCGGAAGAAGTACTGAGGGTCAGTGCAGTCACGGTGATGAGGGTCCTGTTCCGTCCGGGGAATCCGTCTGCGCGCAGCGCGCTGCTGCGGCTGAGCCTACGCTCGGCGGCGCCACAAGGCCCGTCCGATATCACACCCGCACATAACGGTGCCCCGGCAGTTGCCCGTATACCCGGTGAACTGCCCTTCCGGTCACTTCAGTTGGGCGCGCGGAAGGGGGCGCCGGCGCTAACCGAGCGTCAGAGCGACCAGCGCCGCGAGTCCCGCGCTCTCCGCGAGCGCCCCGAACACATCGCCGGTCACCCCGCCGAACCGCCGCCGGCAGTGCCGCAGCACCAGTTCGCCCACCCCGAGGCCGCACAGCGCCGCGAGCCCGGTGTGCAGCGCGCCGTACGGTCCGAAGCCGGCCCCGGCGGCCGCGCACCCGGCGGCCACCAGCGCCGCACACAGCAGCGCCGCCCGCACCGGGACGGTGCCCGCGACCGCCGCGCCGAGCCCCTCCGGGCGGGCGGCCGGCACCCCCGCGCGCGAGGCGAGGGTCAGCGCACAGCGGGCGGTGACCGCCGCGACGGCCGCCGCGACGGCGCCGTGCGCCCAGCCGTCCGCGTACAGCTCAAACAGCGCGGCCACCTGCGCCAGCAGGGTGAACAGCAGTGTGATCACCCCGAACGGGCCGATGTCGGACTGCTTCATGATGCGCAGCGCGTCCTCGGCGGGCCTGCCGCTGCCCAGCCCGTCGGCGGTGTCGGCGAGTCCGTCCAGATGCAGTCCGCGGGTGAGTACGGCGGGCACCGCGGCGCTGCCGACCGCGGCGAGCAGCGGCCCGCCGCCGAGCACCAGCAGCGCCCCGCCGACCGCGGCCGCGCCCAGCCCGACGACCAGCCCGGCCAGCGGTGCGCAGAGCATCCCGCCGCGCGCCGCCGCCCGGTCCCAGCGGGTGACGCGGACCGGCAGCACGGTCAGCGTGCCGAACGCGAAGCGCAGGGCGTCGGACGGGGCCGGGGGAGTGGGGGTCTCGGTCATCGCGGCAGGCTATCCGGGCGTCCACCGCGTTTGACCGCCGGTTCCGGCCGCCCGACAGGGCCTAATGGTGGCTATGTGTCCTTACGCGACAAAGGGGAGCGTGTGGGATGGGCCACTGGTGGTACCGCAATATCGTCGAGCCGGGGAAGCTGCCACTGCTGCTCGCCCTCGCCTCGTTCGTGCTGACCTTCCTCGTGACCCGGGCCGTCACCCGCCTCATCCGCGCGGGCAAGGGCCCGTTCCGCAACATCACCCCGGGCGGGGTCCATATCCACCATGTCGTCCCCGGTGTGGTGCTGATGGTCCTCGGCGGCTTCATCGCGCTGGCCGGCGGCCGGCGCGGGTTCGGCACCGGGGCCGCGGCGGTGCTCTTCGGGATGGGGGTGGGCCTCGTCCTGGACGAGTTCGCGCTCATCCTGCACCTGGACGACGTGTACTGGACCGAGGAGGGGACCAAGAGCGTCGAGATCGTCATCCTCACCGTCGCCCTGGTCGCCCTGATCCTCGGCGGCTTCCTGCCGTTCGGCGTCAATGAGCTCAGTCCGGACGAGGAGACCGACCGCTTCACGGTCGTGCGGACCGTGGCCGTCAACTTCCTCTTCGCGGTCATCGCCCTCACCAAGGGCAAGGGCCGGATCGCGGTCATCGGGGTGTTCGTGCCGTTCGTCGCGCTCTTCGGCGCGGTCCGGCTGGCCCGGCCCAACTCACCCTGGGCCAGGCGCTTCTACCGCACCCGCCCGAAGCTGCGGGCCCGCGCCCGGGTCCGCGCCTACCGTCACGACCGCCGCTGGTCGGCGCTGCGCCGCAAGGTCGAAGACTTCATCGGGGGTGCGCCCAGCCGCTGACGCCCCGGGCCCGGCTTGCGCCGCCGCCGCAGCTCGCACAGTCCGCACAGCACCAGCACCGCCAGCACCGCCGCGACATGCTCCTTGCCCGCGAGGTTGTTCTTGATGGACACCACCTCGACGACCATCGCCACCGCCGCCGCGGCACAGGTGAACCAGGCGCGATAGCGCCAGCACACGAACACCGCCAGCCCCACCACGGCCGCCGACGGCCCGGTGTCGGTGACGTACTTGTCCGAGTCGGGCAGCCCGAGCGGGCTCACCGGGCCGATCCAGATGCCGATCCGGGCGTACATCGTCCCGGCGAGCGTGGCGAGGTACGCGACGGCCAGCAGCTGCCGCCGGCCCACACAGATCTCGGCGATCCCGAAGACCACCAGGATCTGCGCCAGGGCACCCCACACCGGCAGGTCCAGTGCGGGCACGAACAGCGACAGCGGGGTGCGCAGCAGCGCCAGCCACAGATGCTCGTCGGCCTGTACGGAGCCGATGTTCTGGACGGTTTGGTAGCCCCAGGCCTGGTTCTGCACGAACTGGAAGACCAGCGTCAGAACCACCGCGGTGAGCGTCACCGGGATCGCCCGCAGCCGCGAGGCGGCCAGTGCGGCCCGTACCGTCCGCAGGAGCGGGCCCCATTCGGCGCGCGCGGCGCGACGCAGGAGGGGCACCTCTCCCCGGGCCGGCACGGGCCCTTCCCGCCGCCCCGCCCCGGCCGCGCTCATCTCTCCTTCTCCAGGTGCGTGCGGTTCAGCCACTTGGGCAGACCGGGTGCTTCCAGAAAACCTTCCGCGCGGCCGGCGGCGATCCCGATCCGCAGCAAATCGGTGCTCTTTTCGAAAAGCATGTAGCGCGGCTCCCAGATCGGCCGGTATTTCGCATTGGCGCGATACAGCGATTCGATCTGCCACCACCTGGAGAAGAAGCTGAGCAGCGAGCGCCACAGGCGCAGCACCGGGCCCGCGCCGAGTCGCGATCCACGTTCGAAGACGGAACGGAACATCGCGAAGTTGAGGGAGAGCTGCGTGATCTCCACCTCTTTCGCCCGCTGGATCAACTCCAGCACCATGAACTCCATCAGCCCGTTCTCGGAGTTCCGGTCCCGCCGCATCAGATCCAGCGAAAGGCCCTTCTCACCCCACGGCACAAAGCTGAGCAGCGCCCGCAGCTCACCGTCCGCCCCGGTGCATTCGAGCATCACGCAGCGGCCGTCCCCCGGGTCGCCGAGCCGGCCCAGCGCCATCGAGAAGCCGCGCTCGGTCTCCCCGTCGCGCCAGTCGTCGGCCAGCCGCAGCAGCCGGTCCATCTCCGGCCCCGGGATGTCCTCGTGGCGCCGGATGCGGACGGTGTAACCGGCCCGCTCGATGCGGTGGTAGGCCTGCCGTACGGTGCGCATCGCGCGGCCGCCGAGGGTGAACTCCGCGGTGTCCACGATCGCTTCGTCGCCCAGCTCCAGCGCGTCCAGACCGTGCCGGGCGTAGATCGTGCCGCCCTCCTCGCCGGCCCCCATCACCGCGGGCGCCCAGCCGTGCTCCCGTGCCTCGGCCAGCCACCCCTCGATCGCACCCGGCCAGGCCTCGGGGTCGCCCAGCGGATCGCCGGAGGCCAGCGACACCCCGCCCACCACGCGGTAGGTGACCGCGGCCTTGCCGCTGGGGGAGAACACCACGCTCTTGTCGCGGCGCAGCGCGAAGTAGCCCAGCGAGTCACGGTCGCCGTGCCGCGCCAGGAGGGCCCGCAGCCGCTCCTCGTCGTCCGCGGTGATCGCCTCGGTGCGCCGTACGGACCGGAACGCCGCCCACAGGACCGCGACCAGCAGCAGCGTGCTCAGCACATTGATCGCGACATTGACCCAGTTGGGGGTGGCGATCTCCGGGAACGCACGGTCGTCGGCGGCCAGCGACACCAGCCGCATCAGGCCGTAGCGCCAGCGCTGCGCGAAGGTCGAGGAGCCCGCCGCGGTATTGGTGACGGTCACCAGCAGCGTCGCGAGCAGCGAGGTCACCAGCAGACCGCCGGCCGCGACCGCCGCCGCCAGCTTCGGATTCGTACGGTCGCCCTTCGCGGAGAACTCCCGGCGCCCGGCCACCAATGCGGCGGCGAACAGCACGGTCAATCCCAGCGACACCCAGTTCTGCACATGTCCGCGGAACTCCGGGGCCACCACCATTCCGAATCCGAACAGCAGCGCCAGCAGCCCGGACAGCGCCAGATTCAAAATCCACGCCGCCCGCTTCCGCCGCCGCAGGGTGACCGACAGGAACAGCGAGAAGGCGGCGGATGCGAAGCCCGCCGTCAGCAGATACGGAGTGAAGAATTCCGCGCTGTTGTGCCGGCGGATGTCATTGCCGAACGACACCCACACCGCACTCAGGAAATTGAGGAAGGTGACCGTGCGCAGATACCAGATGCCGAACGCGGCACCACGCTGTGACCATGAGCCGCGCGGGCGGCCTTCGTCCGGACTCAAGCGATGTCTCCCATAACACGTGTAAAGCGTGATCTTATGGGGCGCCGCCGGTGGTCCGGTACGGGCGTGAAGTGAGCGCCCTGGTCCGGGCGCTCGTCCGAGCGCTTCCCGCGGGGCCGGCCGCGGTGGGCCGGCTCCGGGTCAGTCGCGTACGGGCAGTTCTGCCGCCAGGGCCGCGGCCGCCTGCACCAATGGCAGGGCCAGCAGCGCCCCCGTCCCCTCACCCGCAGTGACGCCGTGGTCGAGCAGAGGGTTGAGCGCGATCCGGTCCAGGGCCTTGGCCTGCGCCGGTTCGCCGCTCGCCTGCCCGGCCAGCCACCAGTCCGGCGCCCGGAACGCCACCCGCTGCGCCACCAGCGCACAGGCCGCCGAGACCACCCCGTCGAGGATCACCGGCGTCCGGCGCACCGCGCTCTGCAGCAGGAAACCGGTGATCGCGGTCAGATCCGCGCCGCCGACCGTGGCCAGCAGCTCCAGCTGGTCGCCGAGCACCGGACGGGCCCGCCGCAGCGCGTCACGGATCGCCGCGCACTTGCGCATCCACGCCAGATCGTCGATCCCGGCCCCGCCCCGCCCGGTGACCACCGAGGCGTCCGTCCCGCACAGCGCGGCGATCAGGGTGCTCGCGGCGGTCGTCCCGCCGACGCTCAGATCGCCCAGCACCACCAGGTCGGTGCCGGCGTCTGCCTCCTCGTCCGCGACGGCCATCCCCGCCCGGAACGCCGCCTCGGCCTCCTCGGCCGTCAGCGCGTCCTCGGTATCGATCCGCCCCGAACCCCGCCGCACCCGGTGCCGGGTGACCTCCTCGGGCAGCTCCTCCGGGTCGCAGTCCACCGCCAGGTCCACCACGCGCAGCTGCACCCCGGTGCTGCGGGCCAGCACCGCGGCCGGGCTCGCCCCGTCCAGCACGGCCCGTACGAGATCCCCGGTGCTGCCGGCCGGCCGGGCCGACACCCCCAGCTCCGCCACTCCGTGATCGCCCGCGAACAGCAGCACCCGCGGCCGCTCGACCGGCCGCACCGGCACCTGCTGCTGTGCTGCGGCCAGCCATTCGCCCAGCTCGTCGAGGCGGCCGAGGGCCCCCGGCGGCACGGCCAGCCGCGCCCGCCGCTCCTCGGCGTCACGGCGCACACCGCCATCGGGGCGCTCGATCAGATGGGCGAAGTCATCGAGGTTCAGGGCGCTCATTGGGCGCAGATTACCGTCAACACACCGCTGACGAGGCCCGCCGGGGGGAACCGGCCGCCGCGAACCGCACCTCGCACACCAGGGGCGTCAGCGCGCCCAGCACCGGCATCCGGCGCCGCAGCCACTCCGCCGGGCCGTGCGGCGCCCGTACCGGGCCGACCTCGCGCACCGCGACGATGGCCGGGTGCGCACCGGCCACCCGCGGCAGCTCGGCGCGGTTCAGCCCCCAGCGCACCGGACCCGGCCACCGGCCTCCGCCCGGTCCGGCGGCCCGCCGGGCCAGCGCCATGGCCGGCCGTGGCAGCACGTCAAAGACCAGCACACCACCGGGAAACCGCTCCGCACACACCGCCAGCAGCGCGCGCACCGCGGGCGGCGGCAGCCGCATCAGCACCCCCGGCGCGGTGACCACGACCCCGCGCTGCGGCTCCCGCACCGCGTCCAGCCAGCGGTGATCGGTCACCGCGCGCGCGACCGTACGCCGCCGGGCACCGTCCGGCAGCAGCATCCGGCGCACCGCGGCGGTCTCCGGCGCCACCACCGTCAGCCAGTTCAGCCGCCCGTTGTCCAGCCGCCAGAAGCCGGTACCGAGCCCCTCCCCGAGCGCGACCACCGTCGCCTCGGGATACCGCGCCAGGTAGTCGCGTACGGCCGCGTCGAAACGCCGCCCGCGCGCCCCCGGCTCCCGGAGGGGCCCCGCTCCCCACCCGCCCGGCGCTTCGCTCTCGGTCCGCTCGGAATCGGTCACGGTCCTAGAGCACCCGGCGCCGCGCCCCCGGGCAAGCGGACACGGGGCCCACCGGGCTTCCGTCATCCACGCAGCGCAAGCGCCTGGCCCGCGACGACCAGCAGCACCTGCTCGCACTCCGCACCGAACGCCGCGTTCAGCCGCCCCAGTTCGTCCCGGAACCGCCGGCCCGCCGGGGTCGCCGGGACGACGCCGGAGCCGACCTCGTTGCTGACCGCCACCACCCGCCGGTGCGTCGCGCGCACCGCCGCCACCAGCGCATCGGTCCGCTCCCGCAGCGCCCGCCGGCCACCGGCCTCCCAGGTCGCGTCGTCCCACGCCCCGACCTCGTCCATGGCATGCGTCAGCCACAGCGCCAGACAGTCGATGAGCAGCGGGGACGCCTCGGCCGGCCGCCCGGTGCCGGGGTCCGCGCCGGGCCCGGCCGCGGCCAGCAGCGGCACCAGATCGCAGGTCTCGACGGTGCGCCAGCTGCTGGGCCGCCGCTCGCGGTGCAGCGAGACCCGCTGCGCCCAGTCCTCGTCGCCGTCCCGGGTGCCCCCGGTGGCCACGTACACCACGTCAGGGAAGGCCGCGAGCCGCCGCTCCGCCTCCACCGACTTCCCGCTGCGCGCCCCGCCCAGCACCAGCGTGCGCCGCGGCATGTCCGGCACCGCGTGGAACTCGCCGACCACCAGCGTGCTGCCGTCCGGCACCGCGCGGGCCCCCACCACCGCGAGCCGGCGGTGCAGCTCGGGCCCCGGCGGCACCTCGTGGTCGAGGTGCACCGCGAGCACATCCGTCGCCGCGTCGACCGCCCCGCTCGCCCGCAGCTTGGCCAGCGCCTCGGGCCGCCCCAGCACATCGAGCACCACCAGGTCGTACGGGCCGGTGCCGCCCATGCCCTCGTAACCGCCGCCCCCCGCCCGGCCGTTCCCCTCGCCCAGCCCGGACGGCGCCGCGCCCGGCGGCAGATACAGCAGCCGCTCGCCCTCGGCGCCGGAGATCTCGTAGCCCGTTCCCGGGATGTCCACCGCGATGGCCCGCACCCGGTGCCCGTCCAGCAGCGCCAGCTCCCGCCCGTCCGCGACCCGGCCCGGCTGCGGCAGCCCGGCCGGCACCTCCAGCGCCGGACCGTCGTGCGGATGCGAGAGCAGCACCTGCCGCACGCCCGCCAGCGACTGCCCGGCGCGGGCGGCCGCGAAGGCCGGGCCCGGGGTCAGATCGATCAGCAGCGCACCGTCGACGAGCAGCGCGGTGGCCGCCCGCGCCTCGTCGCCGACGGCGGTCGCGCAGGCGGCACACGGGCAGCCGGGGCGCGGCAGCCCCTGCGGGGCCCCGGTACCGAGGAGAGTCACATCCACACCGTGAGTTTCTCGCGTCCCGCTGCGGCGGGCGCGGCGGGGGCGGGCTCGACACGGCCGTTAGGCTGCCGATCAGCACGGAAGCACGGCACGGCGGAGGGCTTTTGAAGCGCTCCGCGGTGGCACAGATTCGTACCCGGTGGGATCCAGGAGGCGCAGATGGCGTGGACGTGGCGGTTCGAGAAGACCGACGGTTCGGAGACGGCGCCGGCCGTGCAACCGGAGGAGTTCACCACCCAGGGCGACGCGGAGTCCTGGATCGGCGAGGAGTGGAAGGCCCTCCTCGAAGGCGGCGTCGACCAGGTCAGGCTCTTCGAGGACGGCACCGAAATCTACGCGGGCCCCATGAGCCTGCACGCGGACGCGGAGGCCTGAGCCGGACGCACGGCTGAAGCCGAACGACGCTTGGCCGGGCCCGTTCGGGCCCGGCCAAGCGTCAAAAAAGAATCCCGCCGCAACGGCGCGCCACCACGACGGCGAGGGTCCGGCGGTATCAACGACGGCCGGCACCCCCCACGCACGCCTACGGCTTTTCGCCCCGCTTGACCTGCGGCTTCGGCAGCCGCAGCCGCCGCATCTGCAGCGTCCGCATCACCGCGTACGCCTTCACGCCCTTGAGGTTCTCGTTCGGGAAGCGCTCCTGCAGCAGCTTGCCCAGCCGGAACCAGATCAGGACCGAGTCGAGCACGATCAGCACGATGATCACGAGCCACAGCAGCAGCGCGATGCTCTGGATCGACGGCACCCGGATCATGGTGAGCACCAGGATCACCACGGCCATCGGCAGGAAGAACTCGGCGACGGCCCAGCGGGAGTCGACGTAGTCGCGCGCGAACCGGCGCACCGGTCCCTTGTCACGCACGGGCAGATACCGCTCGTCGCCGCTGGCCATCGCCTCGCGCTGGCGGGCCATGTCGGCGCGGCGCGCCTCACGCTGGGCCTTCGCCGCGTCCTTGCGGTTGGTGGGCGTATGCGCACGGGAGCGGCGCTGCGACTGGGCATCGCTGCGCTTGGGCGTCGGGCGGCCCTTGGGGGCCTGCGGATCGCGGGGCTGCTGGGGCTGGTCCGCGGTCACCTTGGCGGTCGCGGCCTGCTCATCCTTCGAACGGCTTCGGAACACAACACCCAAGGGTACGTGCTCGCCGCGGGTGAGCCACGTTCCGACGGGGCACGATCCGGCAACGGCGCGTCTCCGTAACCGGCGCCTTATCAGGACAGAAGCCCTTTCCGACCGGGACAGAGCGGACATCGTGCCGATTGTCCGGACTCTCCCTACTCCTTGCGCGGGAGAAGATACGCCCCGCGATCGTCCTGGAGGAGGAGCGCATCCGGGCGCGAACAGTGCGGTAATGGAACCAGGGCCCGTACTGTGGGGTCTGTAGATGTGCTGGAGCCTAAGCCCGAGGTGACTCGGTCAGAAGGGGGCGCGCGAGGCCCATGAGCGATGGTGTCATGAAGCGGATGGGGATGATCTTCCGCGCGAAGGCCAACAAGGCCCTGGACCGGGCCGAAGACCCGCGCGAAACCCTCGACTACTCGTACCAGAAGCAGCTGGAGCTGCTTCAGAAGGTACGCCGCGGTGTTGCCGACGTGGCGACCTCCCGCAAGCGCCTGGAGCTGCAGCTCAACCAGCTCCAGGGCCAGTCCGCCAAGCTGGAGGACCAGGGCCGCAAGGCGCTGGCGCTCGGCCGCGAGGACCTGGCCCGCGAGGCGCTGACCCGGCGCAGCGCGCTGCAGCAGCAGGTCACCGACCTGGAGACGCAGCACCAGACGCTGCAGGGTGAGGAGGAGAAGCTCACGCTCGCGGCGCAGCGGCTGCAGGCCAAGGTCGACGCCTTCCGTACGAAGAAGGAGACGATCAAGGCCACCTACACGGCTGCCCAGGCCCAGACCCGGATCGGCGAGGCGTTCTCCGGCATCTCCGAGGAGATGGGCGATGTCGGCATGGCCATCCAGCGCGCGGAGGACAAGACCGCGCAGCTGCAGGCCCGGGCCGGTGCCATCGACGAGCTGATGGCCTCCGGCGCGCTGGACGACCCGTCCGGTATGGCGAAGGACGACATCACCGCCGAGCTGGACCGGCTCTCCGGCGGCAGCGACGTCGAGCTGGAGCTGCAGCGGATGAAGGCCGAGCTCTCGGGCGGCTCTTCGGCCGGCCAGCAGGCCATCGAGAGCGGTCAGAACGGTGCGGCGCAGTCCTCGCCGCAGCAGGACCGGCCGCGTTTCGACAAGCAGTGACGGTCGGCGGCGGTTAGCCTCGCAGAGATCGTCGGGACCGGACCAAGGGAGACCGTCGTGATCGTACGGATCATGGGGGAGGGCCAGGTGAAGCTGGACGACGCCCACTTCACCGAGCTCAACAAGCTGGACGATGAGCTGCTCGCCGAGATGGAGAGCGGTGACGTGGAAGGCTTCCGGCGCACCCTCGGTGCCCTGCTGGACGCGGTGCGCCGTATGGGCACGCCGCTTCCCGACGACGCTCTGGAACCGTCCGAACTCATCCTGCCCTCCCCGGACGCGACCCTCGGCGAGGTCCGGGAGATGCTCAGCGACGACGGCCTCATCCCGGGCTGAACCCCGGCCGGTCCCGGCCCGAACACTCCACTCCAGCGCACAGCGCCCCGGCCCCGCGAGGGACCGGGGCGCTACCGTTTGCTCTTGTGAGCCTCCTCGACCCCCGCCCGGACGCGCCCCGCGCCGGCCGCTTCCAGTGGCACCGGACGCATCCGCTCGCCTTCGACGCCGTCCTGGCCGGGGCCGTCTTCGCCTGCATCCTGCTCGGTGCGGTGGCCGGTCCGCACGGTCCGCACGGCCCGCGGTTCGTCGGGCATGAGCCGTCCGCGACGACCGTGGTGCTCGCCGCGCTGGCCTGTGCCGCGCTGGTGCTGCGCCGCCGGCTGCCCCGTACGGTCCTCGCGGTCACCGGCGCGCTCACCATCGTCGAGCTGCTCGCCCGCTCCAGCGACCCGCGCGCCCCGGTGGCCGCCTCCGCCGTGATAGCCCTCTACAGCCTGGCCTCGCGCACCGACCGGCCCACCACCTGGCGGGTCGGCGCGCTGACCGTCGTCGTACTGACCGCCGCCGCGATGCTCTACGGGCCCCGCCCCTGGTACGCGCAGGAGAACCTCGGCATCTTCGCCTGGACGGGCATGGCCGCGGCGGCCGGTGACGCGGTCCGCAGCCGCCGTGCCTTCGTGACCGCCATCCGGGAGCGCGCCGAACGGGCCGAGCGCACCCGCGAGGAGGAGGCCCGGCGCCGGGTCGCCGAGGAGCGGATGCGGATCGCCCGTGAGCTGCACGATGTCGTCGCCCACCACATCGCCCTGGTCAACGTCCAGGCCGGGGTCGCCTCGCACGTCATGGACAACCGGCCCGACCAGGCCAAGCAGGCGCTGGCACACGTCCGGGAGGCGTCCCGCTCGGCGCTGGAGGAACTCCGCGCCACCGTCGGCCTGTTGCGGCAGTCCGACGACCCCAAGGCGCCGACCGAGCCCGCACCGGGCCTCGGGGTGCTCGACCAGCTCGTCGACGGGTTCGTCCGGGCCGGCATCCCGGTCGACCTGGAGCTCCCGCAGACGCCCCGGCAGCTGCCCGCCTCCGTCGACCTCACCGCCTACCGCGTGGTCCAGGAAGCGCTGACCAATGTCCACAAGCACGCCGGCGAGGGGGCCCGGGCCACGGTACGGATCGGCCACTCCGACACCACGCTGACCGTGACCGTCCTGGACGACGGCGCGGGCCGGGCCGGCGTCCCGCGGCAGAAGGGCGGCGACCGGCCGCCCATGGAGCCGGGCGGGCCCGGCGAGCCGGAGGACAGCGGCGGCGGCCACGGCCTGATCGGGATGCGGGAGCGGGTCTTCGCGCTTCGCGGCACGGTCGTGACCGGCCCGCGCGCGGCCGGCGGCTTCCAGGTGCGGGTGACCCTTCCACTGCAGACCGTCCGTACGGGGGAGACATTGTGACGATCAAGGTGCTGCTCGCCGACGACCAGGCGCTGCTGCGCAGTGCCTTCCGGGTGCTGGTCGACTCCGAACCGGACATGCGGGTGGTGGGGGAGGCCTCCGACGGGGCCCAGGCGTACGAGCTGACCCGGGCGGAGCGGCCCGATGTCGTGCTGATGGACATCCGGATGCCCGGTGTGGACGGCCTGGCGGGCACCCGCATGATCAGCGAGGACCCGGAGCTCACCGACGTCCGGGTGGTCATCCTGACGACCTTCGAGGTCGACGACTATGTGGTGCAGTCGCTGCGGAACGGCGCCAGCGGCTTC
This genomic stretch from Streptomyces nigrescens harbors:
- a CDS encoding bifunctional adenosylcobinamide kinase/adenosylcobinamide-phosphate guanylyltransferase, with product MDVTLLGTGAPQGLPRPGCPCAACATAVGDEARAATALLVDGALLIDLTPGPAFAAARAGQSLAGVRQVLLSHPHDGPALEVPAGLPQPGRVADGRELALLDGHRVRAIAVDIPGTGYEISGAEGERLLYLPPGAAPSGLGEGNGRAGGGGYEGMGGTGPYDLVVLDVLGRPEALAKLRASGAVDAATDVLAVHLDHEVPPGPELHRRLAVVGARAVPDGSTLVVGEFHAVPDMPRRTLVLGGARSGKSVEAERRLAAFPDVVYVATGGTRDGDEDWAQRVSLHRERRPSSWRTVETCDLVPLLAAAGPGADPGTGRPAEASPLLIDCLALWLTHAMDEVGAWDDATWEAGGRRALRERTDALVAAVRATHRRVVAVSNEVGSGVVPATPAGRRFRDELGRLNAAFGAECEQVLLVVAGQALALRG
- the pspAA gene encoding PspA-associated protein PspAA; this encodes MIVRIMGEGQVKLDDAHFTELNKLDDELLAEMESGDVEGFRRTLGALLDAVRRMGTPLPDDALEPSELILPSPDATLGEVREMLSDDGLIPG
- a CDS encoding sensor histidine kinase — translated: MSLLDPRPDAPRAGRFQWHRTHPLAFDAVLAGAVFACILLGAVAGPHGPHGPRFVGHEPSATTVVLAALACAALVLRRRLPRTVLAVTGALTIVELLARSSDPRAPVAASAVIALYSLASRTDRPTTWRVGALTVVVLTAAAMLYGPRPWYAQENLGIFAWTGMAAAAGDAVRSRRAFVTAIRERAERAERTREEEARRRVAEERMRIARELHDVVAHHIALVNVQAGVASHVMDNRPDQAKQALAHVREASRSALEELRATVGLLRQSDDPKAPTEPAPGLGVLDQLVDGFVRAGIPVDLELPQTPRQLPASVDLTAYRVVQEALTNVHKHAGEGARATVRIGHSDTTLTVTVLDDGAGRAGVPRQKGGDRPPMEPGGPGEPEDSGGGHGLIGMRERVFALRGTVVTGPRAAGGFQVRVTLPLQTVRTGETL
- a CDS encoding PspA/IM30 family protein: MSDGVMKRMGMIFRAKANKALDRAEDPRETLDYSYQKQLELLQKVRRGVADVATSRKRLELQLNQLQGQSAKLEDQGRKALALGREDLAREALTRRSALQQQVTDLETQHQTLQGEEEKLTLAAQRLQAKVDAFRTKKETIKATYTAAQAQTRIGEAFSGISEEMGDVGMAIQRAEDKTAQLQARAGAIDELMASGALDDPSGMAKDDITAELDRLSGGSDVELELQRMKAELSGGSSAGQQAIESGQNGAAQSSPQQDRPRFDKQ
- a CDS encoding DUF3043 domain-containing protein encodes the protein MFRSRSKDEQAATAKVTADQPQQPRDPQAPKGRPTPKRSDAQSQRRSRAHTPTNRKDAAKAQREARRADMARQREAMASGDERYLPVRDKGPVRRFARDYVDSRWAVAEFFLPMAVVILVLTMIRVPSIQSIALLLWLVIIVLIVLDSVLIWFRLGKLLQERFPNENLKGVKAYAVMRTLQMRRLRLPKPQVKRGEKP